AAAGTGTATCCCTCACCAGAAAGGTGAAGTCAGGGCCGGACGGGCTCTATGAAGACTTTTTTCAGATTACGGTACAGGCTTCGCTCAGCCAGGTCACCGATGTGCTCGGTGCGCAGTTTCGAGCTCAAAGTGACCAGCTTATCGCCCAGCTTACGGATGTCTTTCGCGGGCCTCAGATTGACGAGAGAATCAACGAGGCCCGGGATCTGGTCAACAAGCGGGAGTTCCGCGACGCCTCTTTCGTGCTTCGGCAGGAGGAGTCGAAAAACGGACATCTCTTCAACGATCGTCAGCGGTTCAGGCTTGCCTCCAACTACGGGGCCATAGCCTTCGGCGAGAACCGCATGGAGGACGCGGCGCGCCACTTCTTGGAGGCGGTTGGCTATGCTCCTGAAGACGAGCTTGCACAGATCAATGAAGTCTTTGGCTACTTTCTGCAGGGCGACCGGGATCGAGCGTATGAGCTGGGAACTCAGCTACGTCTGCGCTACCCGAAATCCGCTCGGCTTGCCGGGATTTGGATCAACAGTGCCCCGGCCACGCAGACCCCGGATCAACTCAGCTCGCAGCTGGACGTTGCTTTGCTTGAAGACGCTGAGGTCTGCATAGCGCTGGCCCGCCGCTGCATGATGGCCGATCAGTTGGATAAGGCCGATGAATATTGCACGAGTGCCATCCTTTCGAACGCGAAGTGGTCGCAGTCATGGCTGGTCCGTGCACAGGTTGGCGTAGGCATGCTGATGGAGGAAGCCGCGGGCCTCCGAACCTTAAATGCTCCCAGGGAGACGATCCTCTCGAATGCCATCGAAGACGCTACCAAAGGGATTGAAATTTGCACGAGCGAAAACGAAGGAGTATGGCCGAAGGCGGAGGGTTACGCTCTAAGGGCTCAACTGCGCTTCATCAACGACGAACGCGATCTCGGGATTCAGGATGCTGAGGCCGCTTATAGGCTGACTCCTGATGTGCTGCACGTCATTCTGTTGAGGGCACAAGCGCATCTGATGGCTGGCGAAGTCGACAGTGCCATTAAGCTGTTGGCTCAAGGTTATGCGCAGGAAGCTCGCCCGGACATCGTACTCCTCTACGCGAAGACGTTGGGCGGCCGGGCGAAGGACGGCGACTTGGCTCGCGCGGTTGAAGTGTCCGCCGCGATCGATGTGTCAACCATTCCAGCGCGAATGCGGGACTCCTTCGTCATCAACGCAACGCAATTCATGGCTCAGATCGAAGCGTGGGATACAGCTGGCATATATCTCGAGCGGCAGCGCGCTGCAATCCATCCTGCCACGGCGTCTGCAGTTGAGGGACTTATCCATCTCGGCCGCCAGGACCGCGATGCCGCAAACCGTTACGCCGATGAGGCATTAGCCCGACTCTCTGACGAAGTGCAGGCAGGGACGAAGGAGTTTCTTGCTGGGCTGCTGATGCAGCTCAAGAGGGCAGAGGAAGCACTACCCATCTTCCAAGAGCTGTTCGACAGTAACATCCCCACCTTCGATGCCCGCCAACTCGTCGCATGTGCGGATGAACTGCGCTTGCACAAGAAGGTTCTCGATATCTGCGAACAGCTGAATCAGAGGAGGCCGCCGGATTGGCAGATGCTGGAGTTCGAGGTCCAGCATCTGGAGCTGTACAACCGGGACAAAGCGATTGAACGGCTTCAGGAATTTCTGCAGCGTCACCCTAACCACAAGATGGCTCAACTACGGCTGTCGATCACAGCACTGCTTCACGGGAGGCGGGACCTGGTGCGCACATCGGTCGCCGAGCTTCCTCCAGTAGAAGAACTACCCGCCCGCTACATTATGGCTGCGCTGGGGCTCCTCCGCGAGGGGCCGAGTTATCAGGATGCAATCGACTATGCCTATCGCTACCTTCGTTGCCATTTCGACCGGCAGGAGGCACACGAGGCTTTCATTCAGGTCGTCATCATGCGTCCGCATGAGCCCGGTGAGACTGCCGAGATCGACGTTGTGGGAATGGACGCTGCGGTCCACTGCCAGGAGATGGGAAGCGGCGAGTTCCGCTGGTTCGTCTTGGAGAACACCGACAAGCCGGTCAGAGACTTCGAAGAGATTGCTCTGGGCGACCCCCGCGCAATCGACCTGATCGGCAAGAAGGTCGGCGACACGTTCGTACTCGCTGCAGCTCCAATGGGCAACCGTGAAGCGATCATCCGGAAGATCCAGACGAAGTACGTTCGCCGGTTCCAGGATTGCATGACAGAGCTGCAGATTCGATTCGGTCCGAAGACGATGTTGCAATCGGTCTATGTCGGTCCACCTGATGCCATCGATCAGCCGGCCATGGTCACGATGATGACGGACCTGCAAGAGCGGGCAAAGAAGCTCGAAAAAGTTCAGGAGCTTTACGCAGCTAACCCGGTCTCTCTTCACATCTACGGTGCTAGCTTCGGCCACAATGCCTACGAGGCCCTCATCCATGTGGCCCAGACGCCTACACTGCCGGTGAAGTGCTTCGAGGGCAACCTTGGCGAACCTGATGCCAGCCTTCGGTTTCTGCGCGAAAGACCGCTAGTCCTCATCGATCTCACAGCTATTGCCACCATTCGCCTTCTGCGGCTCGAGTGGCTCTTTACGACGAAGCTCTATCGCTTCGCCATCACTCAGAGGACCTGGGAAGAGCTTCACGATACCTTGCTCGACGAGCATAACCGTTCTGGTAAACGGGCCAGCATGCGGTATGAGAACTCTCAATACCAAGTGATCGAGCACGATCCGGAAGCCGTCGAGCAGTTGCGGCTTGAGAACGAGGCATTCCTCGACAGCTTCCGCCAGCATGTCCAGATCGTCTCCGCTGTTGAACTTGCAGCAGTCCCACCGGCTGAACGCGACCAGATGAAGGATTGCTTCGGTGTTTACGGTTCGGAGACCATGGCGGTCTCAGGGAAGGAGCAGACTGTCCTCTGGTGCGACGACTCAACGCTCGGCATCCTGGCTTCCTCGCAGTTTGGGGCGCGGCGGACATGGACCCAGATCATGTTGCTTTCCTTCGTTGAAGCAGGTCTCCTTTCACGCGAGGACTACAACAAAGCTGTAGCCCGGCTCATTGGCTGCAACTATAAGCTCACGTTCTTCGACTCTGCGAGCTTGTTGGAAGCCTGCAGGCTTTCCGACTATGGCGCCGCGCGGTTTCCACTGAAGCAATCGATCGAAGTCTTCCGCGACATCGCGATGCCCAACGATGTATTAGTTCGGCTATTCCTGGAGTTCTTTGTCGGCCTGCAGCGTGAGCCTCTGCTGTTTCAAAAGAAGAGCCTGATCATTCGTGCACTCCTCGACGCACTATGGGCCAACCCTGCGTCTCACAACCTTGTCGGCGCATTGCGTCAGATGAGCCCGCGGCTGTTTGGGTTGAATGTAGTTGCCGAAGCTGAGTTCAACGCGATGTTCGACGAGTGGATGCGCTCTCTCAATCGCGATGCCATCTAGCGACTGAAAACACTTATGTCGACCAGCGAGACCAAACCGATGGAACTTCGAGCCCGGATTGAGCGGGCACTGATACCCATGGTGCAGGAGCTGCGCTTGATCTTGGCGAAGTACCCCACGGTCGTGGTTTTGAACTACTACCTGGCAAAGGCACATGCCATTCGGCTCGGTGAAATCGAGCAGCCCGATGGCTTTTGGCCAAAGGTCCGATATCTCTGGGCGAACCTGCTGGCTCTGCCATGGAAGCCATACGATGGCGTCGACCCTGACACTCTCGACTTCGATGAGATCGACGAGAAAATTGAAGTCATCTTTGATCTCTATCGGGTCGGAGCAATCTACCATCCCGGCAAGATTCCGGGGTCCCGGAGAGAGTTCATAGCCCGCATGGGATGGGCAATCCGCGTGCGAGAACCTGACGCGCTTGCGTTTCCAGAGCAGATCAAGAACTGGGCAATGACCAAGTTAGCGCCCTTTGATGGCTCGTTCCTGAGTCCTCAGTTTGGCAACGGTGCATCGGACATCTTTTCATGGGTCACCTCTCTGATTGAGACGGTTAGCGATCGTTCCGGGCAGGCGATCAGCGAGGGCTACAAGATACGGCAAGAGCTCGGGCTACTCCGCGACCGTTATGTTCAAGATCCTTCGAGCCTGGCTTCTATCAAAGAAGATGCTGAGAAGCTGCACCTTGAGCAACGTTTGATTGAGAACACCAATGATCTGGCTCATCTTCACATCTTCACTCGCGATGAACTCACGAAGGGATTGTCTCCGGAATCAGAGAAGCTGATCGATCTCCTGGCGGTTGAACCAGGAGGTGTGTCGGCTGAGTACAGGTTCCCCCACGATGAGAATCCGTTGGAGTTCAAATCTCTGATCGC
Above is a genomic segment from Terriglobus tenax containing:
- a CDS encoding tetratricopeptide repeat protein encodes the protein MSRLTSRGSTPDQPLPMPSFYMPESDEDVFSEMEQRPADKPTPFNKDQLPFLQLGGRGFEILTYLLKQAEEPKGAVLTLVKASRDAGRDVLIHIGGKLRVVVQCKNLDNRFSQPSLLEELVKFVLYDYTERYIPEDGIITYEFWVPGGLTDQADRWLAEFPNSLTDEELQKAFDRVVSANKTLSTLEWAEVGAYLKATLTQRIRLDRHESVSLTRKVKSGPDGLYEDFFQITVQASLSQVTDVLGAQFRAQSDQLIAQLTDVFRGPQIDERINEARDLVNKREFRDASFVLRQEESKNGHLFNDRQRFRLASNYGAIAFGENRMEDAARHFLEAVGYAPEDELAQINEVFGYFLQGDRDRAYELGTQLRLRYPKSARLAGIWINSAPATQTPDQLSSQLDVALLEDAEVCIALARRCMMADQLDKADEYCTSAILSNAKWSQSWLVRAQVGVGMLMEEAAGLRTLNAPRETILSNAIEDATKGIEICTSENEGVWPKAEGYALRAQLRFINDERDLGIQDAEAAYRLTPDVLHVILLRAQAHLMAGEVDSAIKLLAQGYAQEARPDIVLLYAKTLGGRAKDGDLARAVEVSAAIDVSTIPARMRDSFVINATQFMAQIEAWDTAGIYLERQRAAIHPATASAVEGLIHLGRQDRDAANRYADEALARLSDEVQAGTKEFLAGLLMQLKRAEEALPIFQELFDSNIPTFDARQLVACADELRLHKKVLDICEQLNQRRPPDWQMLEFEVQHLELYNRDKAIERLQEFLQRHPNHKMAQLRLSITALLHGRRDLVRTSVAELPPVEELPARYIMAALGLLREGPSYQDAIDYAYRYLRCHFDRQEAHEAFIQVVIMRPHEPGETAEIDVVGMDAAVHCQEMGSGEFRWFVLENTDKPVRDFEEIALGDPRAIDLIGKKVGDTFVLAAAPMGNREAIIRKIQTKYVRRFQDCMTELQIRFGPKTMLQSVYVGPPDAIDQPAMVTMMTDLQERAKKLEKVQELYAANPVSLHIYGASFGHNAYEALIHVAQTPTLPVKCFEGNLGEPDASLRFLRERPLVLIDLTAIATIRLLRLEWLFTTKLYRFAITQRTWEELHDTLLDEHNRSGKRASMRYENSQYQVIEHDPEAVEQLRLENEAFLDSFRQHVQIVSAVELAAVPPAERDQMKDCFGVYGSETMAVSGKEQTVLWCDDSTLGILASSQFGARRTWTQIMLLSFVEAGLLSREDYNKAVARLIGCNYKLTFFDSASLLEACRLSDYGAARFPLKQSIEVFRDIAMPNDVLVRLFLEFFVGLQREPLLFQKKSLIIRALLDALWANPASHNLVGALRQMSPRLFGLNVVAEAEFNAMFDEWMRSLNRDAI